From Triticum urartu cultivar G1812 chromosome 2, Tu2.1, whole genome shotgun sequence, a single genomic window includes:
- the LOC125536254 gene encoding protein NRT1/ PTR FAMILY 8.3-like encodes MEDGGLRASILVKDGATCHGEESQSLLEVSQHPELKPRGSDWRPPAIILGLECLESMAFNGIATNLVVYIRSVLHGGIASSASIVSLWYGTSFFVPILGAGIADAYWGNYKTVLISLVMYLLGMVLITVGSFIPSAPALCNLGSCSSSKGTENLIFFSGLYLSAVGCGGVRSALLPLGADQFNNENSLDTPKRRNFFSLFYICVIFGVITSGTIVVWVQENVSWAIGYGIATTCIALALVGFVAGTPIFRRREPSGSPMKSIFQVTFAAFKNMSLEIPADSSLLYEARSKNTHKRGPRLAHTDDFRFLDKAAVISDLPFDNSSCQSSWRICTVTQVEELKILIRLLPIWATGVFFASAISQMHTTFIQQGTVMNTKIGSLSIPPASLYSFEVICVTLWVLLMNKVIVPATRTFFTSGAELTQLQRIGIGRFLMIFAMAMAALLEAKRLESVQHGNPLSIVWQLPQYFVIAGAECFVIIAQLEFFHGQAPDSMKSMLTAFALLTTALGNYLSSAIITLIARLTREWQSPGWIPDDLNEGHLDYFYWCLTAISFVNFIVYVYFASKYRLKKIVIDG; translated from the exons ATGGAGGACGGAGGCCTGCGCGCGAGCATTCTCGTCAAG GATGGTGCAACATGCCATGGTGAAGAATCACAGTCTCTACTGGAAGTATCTCAACACCCAGAGCTTAAACCTAGAGGTTCTGACTGGAGACCACCTGCAATCATTCTTG GACTTGAATGCTTGGAGAGTATGGCTTTCAATGGCATCGCCACAAACCTAGTTGTGTATATCCGCTCAGTTCTCCATGGTGGCATTGCCTCAAGTGCTTCAATTGTTTCTCTTTGGTATGGGACTAGCTTCTTTGTGCCTATACTTGGAGCAGGCATAGCGGATGCTTACTGGGGAAATTACAAGACTGTCTTGATCTCCCTTGTTATGTACCTACTT GGCATGGTACTCATTACAGTTGGATCATTTATACCTTCTGCTCCAGCCTTATGCAACTTAGGCTCATGCTCGTCATCAAAAGGAACTGAGAATCTAATTTTCTTCTCGGGTTTGTATCTATCTGCTGTTGGTTGTGGAGGAGTAAGGTCCGCATTGCTTCCACTTGGGGCAGACCAATTCAACAATGAGAACAGTCTAGATACGCCAAAGAGGAGGAATTTCTTcagtttgttttatatctgtgtCATCTTTGGTGTGATTACTTCTGGTACCATTGTAGTCTGGGTTCAGGAAAATGTGAGCTGGGCTATAGGATATGGTATTGCTACCACATGCATAGCTCTGGCTTTGGTAGGCTTTGTGGCCGGAACACCAATATTCCGGCGGCGTGAGCCTAGTGGTTCCccaatgaagagtattttccagGTTACTTTTGCTGCTTTTAAGAACATGAGCTTAGAAATCCCTGCCGATAGCTCTCTTCTTTATGAGGCCAGGAGCAAGAACACACACAAGAGAGGACCGAGATTAGCTCATACTGATGATTTCAG GTTCTTGGATAAGGCAGCCGTTATTTCTGATCTTCCCTTTGACAACAGCAGTTGCCAAAGTTCTTGGAGGATCTGTACTGTAACTCAAGTCGAGGAATTGAAAATACTAATCCGACTGCTTCCAATTTGGGCGACTGGAGTATTCTTTGCTTCTGCAATCTCACAAATGCACACTACCTTCATTCAGCAGGGAACCGTGATGAACACCAAGATTGGCTCGCTGTCCATTCCACCAGCTTCCTTGTATTCCTTTGAAGTGATATGTGTGACACTTTGGGTTCTTCTTATGAACAAAGTCATTGTACCAGCGACCAGGACATTCTTCACAAGTGGAGCGGAGCTAACACAGTTGCAGAGGATCGGGATTGGCCGTTTCCTAATGATCTTTGCCATGGCAATGGCTGCTCTTTTAGAAGCAAAGAGGCTAGAGAGCGTCCAGCATGGCAATCCATTAAGCATCGTGTGGCAGCTGCCGCAGTACTTCGTCATCGCTGGGGCAGAATGCTTCGTCATCATTGCTCAGCTGGAGTTCTTCCATGGCCAGGCACCTGACTCCATGAAGAGCATGTTGACGGCGTTTGCGTTGCTCACCACTGCTCTCGGCAACTACTTGAGCTCAGCTATCATCACCCTTATTGCGAGGCTGACTAGGGAATGGCAGAGCCCTGGATGGATACCTGATGACCTGAACGAAGGGCACCTTGACTACTTCTACTGGTGCCTTACAGCCATCTCATTTGTGAATTTTATTGTCTATGTCTATTTTGCTAGTAAATACAGATTAAAGAAAATTGTTATTGATGGCTAA